Proteins from one Syntrophaceae bacterium genomic window:
- a CDS encoding alpha-D-glucose phosphate-specific phosphoglucomutase codes for MSLHELAGKPAPRSILANIPRLVSAYYTHTPDASDPDQRVAFGTSGHRGSSLKNSFNERHILAICQGIIEYRKSREIGGPLFMGMDTHALSEAALATAVEVFAAQGIAVMVQRGLRYTPTPVISHAILTYNRGRKSGFADGVVITPSHNPPEDGGFKYNPPEGGPADTKTTRSIEARANALLEKGLTDIRRIPFERALTSGSVHEHDYVAPYVEDLKNVIDMEAIAKAGLKIGVDPLGGAAVDFWDPIADCYGLDLEVVNRVVDPTFSFMTVDRDGRIRMDCSSPYAMESLIRLKDRFDIAFGNDTDVDRHGIVTRGEGLMNPNHYLSAAVHYLFRNRPGWRKDAAVGKTLVSTSMLDRIALDLGRHLYEVPVGFKWFVDVLLDGSCGFGGEESAGASFLRRDGTVWTTDKDGIIMDLLACELTAKTGQDPAVLYHDLEERFGRCFYERLDSPATPEQKAVLARLSPEMITAGELAGKPILVSATRASGNSAEIGGVKVITTQGWFAARPSGTEDIYKVYAESFLSEDHLRMIEKDAVTIVNGAFAAAGL; via the coding sequence ATTCCGAGGCTGGTCTCCGCCTACTACACCCATACGCCGGATGCGTCCGATCCCGATCAGCGGGTCGCGTTCGGAACCTCGGGCCACCGGGGCTCCTCGCTGAAAAACAGCTTCAACGAACGGCACATCCTGGCCATCTGCCAGGGCATCATCGAATACCGCAAGTCGAGAGAAATTGGTGGTCCGCTGTTTATGGGCATGGATACTCATGCCCTCTCCGAAGCGGCGTTGGCCACCGCAGTCGAGGTCTTTGCCGCCCAGGGGATTGCGGTGATGGTCCAGCGGGGGCTCCGCTACACCCCCACCCCGGTCATCTCGCATGCAATCCTGACGTACAACCGGGGCAGGAAAAGCGGATTCGCGGACGGCGTGGTCATCACCCCTTCTCATAACCCGCCCGAGGATGGCGGATTCAAGTACAATCCCCCCGAAGGCGGACCGGCGGACACAAAGACGACCAGGAGCATCGAGGCAAGGGCAAACGCCCTGTTGGAGAAGGGACTCACAGACATCCGGCGGATCCCCTTCGAGCGGGCGCTTACATCGGGGTCGGTCCATGAGCATGATTATGTGGCGCCCTATGTGGAGGATCTGAAGAATGTCATCGACATGGAAGCGATTGCCAAAGCAGGTCTCAAAATCGGCGTCGATCCTCTCGGCGGGGCGGCAGTGGACTTCTGGGATCCCATCGCCGACTGTTACGGACTTGACCTTGAGGTGGTGAACCGGGTCGTCGATCCGACGTTTTCTTTCATGACCGTCGACAGGGACGGCAGGATCAGGATGGACTGCTCCTCTCCGTATGCCATGGAAAGCCTGATCCGATTGAAAGACCGTTTCGACATCGCCTTCGGGAACGATACGGACGTCGACCGCCACGGCATCGTCACGCGCGGTGAGGGACTCATGAATCCCAACCATTACCTCTCCGCCGCGGTTCATTATCTCTTCAGGAACCGTCCGGGGTGGAGAAAGGATGCCGCAGTGGGAAAGACGCTGGTCTCCACATCCATGCTGGACCGCATAGCCTTGGACCTCGGGAGGCACCTCTACGAGGTCCCCGTAGGCTTCAAATGGTTCGTGGACGTGCTCCTCGACGGCTCCTGCGGCTTCGGCGGCGAGGAGAGCGCGGGGGCATCCTTCCTCCGCAGGGACGGCACGGTGTGGACGACGGACAAGGACGGCATCATCATGGATCTTCTCGCCTGCGAGCTTACCGCAAAGACCGGCCAGGATCCGGCCGTGCTCTACCACGATCTCGAGGAGCGATTCGGCAGGTGTTTCTATGAACGCCTTGACTCCCCGGCCACACCGGAGCAGAAGGCTGTGCTCGCACGGCTTTCACCGGAGATGATCACCGCCGGGGAGCTCGCCGGAAAGCCCATCCTTGTCTCCGCAACCCGGGCGTCCGGCAACAGCGCCGAAATCGGGGGGGTCAAAGTGATTACCACCCAGGGATGGTTTGCCGCCCGCCCGTCCGGCACGGAAGACATCTACAAGGTCTATGCGGAGAGCTTCCTGAGCGAAGACCATCTGCGGATGATCGAGAAAGACGCGGTTACGATCGTCAACGGTGCATTTGCGGCGGCGGGGCTGTAG